GTGGCGCACGAGCTTGATCCGCTGTGCCTCACCCCCGGAAAGGGACCCGGCCGAGCGGTCGAGGGACAGGTAGCCGAGTCCGATGGTCACGAACGCCTGCACATCCGCGGTCAGGGATGCCACGAGCGGGCGGGCTCCTTCGTACTCGATCTGTGTGAGCCAGTCGAGGAGGTCGGAGATCTGCATCGCACACACCTCGGCGATGGACAGTCCGGCCAGCTTCGATCCTCGTGCTGCGGCGTTGAGCCTTGTGCCCTCGCACTCGGGGCACTGCGCGTAGACGACGGCTCGGTCGACGAACTCGCGGACGTGCTTCTGCATCGCGTCGCGGTCCTTCGACAGGAACGAGCGGCGGATGCGAGGGATGAGGCCGTCGAAGGTCATGTTCGTGCCGTTGATGACGATCTTCTCGCCCTCCGCGAAGAGGAGGGTGTGCCTCTCATCTTCGGTGTATCGACCGATCGGCTTGTCCGGGTCGAAATATCCCGATTCCGAGTAGAAGCGCACGTTCCAGCCACCCGGCTTGTACCCGGGAATGGTGATCGCACCCTCATTGAGGGACTTCGACTCGTCGACGACCTCGGCGATGTCGATGTCAGTGGCGGTGCCCATCCCCTCGCAGTGCGGGCACATTCCGCCGTTGACGGTGAACGTCCGCCGCTCGACCTGCTTGTCGACTCCCTTCTCGATCGTCACGGCCCCCTTGCCGCTGATCGTGGCGATGTTGAAGGAATAGGCGTTGGTCGATCCGAGATGGGGCTGGGCCAGCCTGGAGAACAGCGTCCGCAGCTTTGCGTTGATGTCGCTGACCGTGCCGACGGTGGAGCGAGGGTTGGCTCCGATCCGCTCCTGGTCGACGATGATTGCTGTGGTCAGTCCTTCGAGGACGTCCACCTCGGGCCGTGCCATCGCCGGCATGAAGCCCTGGACGAAGGCGCTGTAGGTCTCGTTGATCAGACGCTGGGACTCGGCGGCGATCGTGGAGAAGACCAGCGAGGACTTGCCGGATCCGGAGACGCCGGTGAAGACCGTGAGTCGTCGTTTCGGGATGTCGACGGAGATGTCGTGCAGGTTGTTCTCGCGGGCTCCACGGACGCGTATCAGCTCGTGGGCGTCGGCTCGGTGCTCCACGGCGCTCAGGCTCGCTGCTGGACGCGGATCATATTGCCGGCCGGGTCGCGCAGCGCGAAGTCGCGCAGTCCGTAGGGCTGGTCCATCGGCTCCTGCACGATGTCCGCTCCCCTGGCTTCCACCTCGGCGAAGGCCTCATCGACGTCTGTGCTGGCGAGCACGACGGCCGCGTAGCTGCCCTTGGCCATGAGCGATTCGATGGCTGTGCGCTCGGCGTCGCTGACGGTCGGGTCGGTGATGGCGGGAGTGAGCACGATCGAGGTGTCGGGTTGATCCTCCGGTCCCACGGTCAGCCACCTCATCTGGCCGGATCCGACATCGAGGCGGACTTCGAACCCGAGGACATCGCGGTAGAAGGCGAGAGAGGATTCGGCGTCCGTGTGGGGCAGGAAACTGGCGTTGATGGAGACATTCATGATCGTCATCCTACTGCGGGCCGTCGTGTGGGACTTCTCGATTCCTGACGGGACGCAGCACATTCTTGACGATGAATGTGGGCAGATCATGGTCGCCTTCGGTCACGCCGGCACGATAGCGAGAAGGCGAGAGCCCGACGAGTTCGCTGAATCGAGTGCTGAACGTGCCCAGCGACGAGAATCCGACGGAGAAGCAGATTTCGGTGATCGAGAGATCACCGCGGCGGATCAGCGCCATGGACCGTTCGATCCGCCTGGTCATGAGATACGAGTACGGCGATTCGCCATAGGCGGCCCGGAACTGACGACTCAGGTGACCGGCCGACATGTGCACCCCGGCCGCGAGCTTCTCGACGTTGAGGGGCAGGTCGAATTCCCGGTCGATCCGGTCGCGGACACGTCGCAGAACCACCAGCTGGCGCACCGGTACCCGGTCGCTGCCCGATGCGCTCACCCTGGGTCGACCCCCTGTGCGAGGGTCTCGCCCCGGAAGTAGTCGGGATGCCTGCGAGATTGGACGATCATCACGAGCACACCGAGGAGAAGGACTCCGATGCCGAGGACGAAGACGAGACCGATGCCGAACACGGAGGATCCCGATCCGTAGTCCGGGTCCAAGGAGTCGATCGCGGTGGTGACGAAGATGACCAACAGGGTCACTCCCCCGACGAGCGGGAACAGGAATCTGAAGAAGAAGTTCTTCGGTCCTGCCAACAGTGACCGTCGGAAGTACCAGATGCAGGCCAGACCGGTCACGCCGTAGTAGAAGCAGACCATGAGGCCCAGCGCGGTGATCGTGTCCCACAGTGCGTTCTCCGACAGCAGCCGCATGACGACGTAGAAGATGATCGCGGCCGCCGCCGAGGTGATCGTGGCCACCGAGGGCGATTTGTAGCGGGGCGAGATGTTGCCGTACCTCTTCGGCAGGGCACCGTAGTGGCCCATGGCCAGGATCGTGCGCGAGGGCGAGACCATCGTCGACTGCAGCGAGGCCAGCGAACTCGACAGGACGGCGATGGAGACGAGGACGGCGAAGGGGCCCATCACGGGCCCTGCCAGAGCCGCGAAGATCGATTCCTGGTTCTCCGGGTTTCCTGCGCCCAGTCCCTCGGTGCCGACACCGGCGAATGAGATGACCGCGACGGTGCACGCGATGTAGATGATGACGATCGCGATGATTGTGAGTATCGCGGCGCGGCCAGGCGTCTTCTCCGGGTTCTTCGCCTCTTCGTTCATCGTGATGACCGTGTCCCAGCCCCAAAACAGGAAGATCGACAGGGACACCGCCGCCGCGATCGTCGAGAAGTCTCCGGCCTCTGCCGGGTTGAACCAGCCGATTTCGACGGGTGTGGGATCGAAGGCCGTCCCATTGGACACG
The Brevibacterium marinum genome window above contains:
- a CDS encoding VOC family protein, yielding MTIMNVSINASFLPHTDAESSLAFYRDVLGFEVRLDVGSGQMRWLTVGPEDQPDTSIVLTPAITDPTVSDAERTAIESLMAKGSYAAVVLASTDVDEAFAEVEARGADIVQEPMDQPYGLRDFALRDPAGNMIRVQQRA
- a CDS encoding helix-turn-helix domain-containing protein; translation: MSASGSDRVPVRQLVVLRRVRDRIDREFDLPLNVEKLAAGVHMSAGHLSRQFRAAYGESPYSYLMTRRIERSMALIRRGDLSITEICFSVGFSSLGTFSTRFSELVGLSPSRYRAGVTEGDHDLPTFIVKNVLRPVRNREVPHDGPQ
- a CDS encoding APC family permease; amino-acid sequence: MASGLSSKGLSAGKIGAIGGAIIGVSCIAPAYTLTSGLGPTISQVGVHTPAILLIGFVPMLLVVFGYRELNTAMPDSGTTFTWATRAFGPWLGWMGGWGLISATVLVLSNLAAVAVDFLFLLLAQIFGDPGIADLTRVLWINIPVTIVLTAAAAWISYRGVEATEKIQVWLVAFQVLALGWFVVASLVHVSNGTAFDPTPVEIGWFNPAEAGDFSTIAAAVSLSIFLFWGWDTVITMNEEAKNPEKTPGRAAILTIIAIVIIYIACTVAVISFAGVGTEGLGAGNPENQESIFAALAGPVMGPFAVLVSIAVLSSSLASLQSTMVSPSRTILAMGHYGALPKRYGNISPRYKSPSVATITSAAAAIIFYVVMRLLSENALWDTITALGLMVCFYYGVTGLACIWYFRRSLLAGPKNFFFRFLFPLVGGVTLLVIFVTTAIDSLDPDYGSGSSVFGIGLVFVLGIGVLLLGVLVMIVQSRRHPDYFRGETLAQGVDPG